The Shinella zoogloeoides genome contains the following window.
TGGCCGGCCATAGCGGGGAGCGCAGCGACCATGCGGCTTGAACCGAAGCCCGCGCCGTCGCTGGCGGTCACGATCCTGTTTCCGCTGGCGGCCATCGCCGCCACGCTGGCGCTGACCTCGATCCTGGTTCTTGCCGCCGGCGCATCGCCGCTGTCGGTGTTCTATCTGGTCGCCAAGGGCGCGGCCGGCTCGCAGTTCGCCTTCCTCGAAACGCTGACCCGCGCGACGCCGCTGATCTTCACCGGCCTTGCCATCGCCGTCGCCTTCCGGGCGAAGCTCTGGAATATCGGCGCGGAAGCGCAGCTCTATATCGGCGGGGTGGTGACGGTGGTGCTGGGAACCGGCGCGCTGCCGCTGCCCTCGGTGATCCTCATCCCCCTCATCATGGCCGCCGCCATGGCCGCGGGCGCGCTGCTGCTGCTCGGCCCGGCCGTGCTGAAGACCCGCTTCGGCGTCGACGAGGTCGTCACCACGCTGCTCCTCAATTTCATCGTCCTGCTGTTCGTCTCCATGCTGCTCGAAGGCGTGCTGAAGGATCCGATGGGCCTCGGCTGGCCGCAGTCGCAGAAGGTCATCGCCGAGGCGCAGCTTCCGCGTCTCATCCAGGGCAAGCGCCTGCATTACGGCTTCGTCGTCGCGCTCGTCTCGGCCGTGCTCGTCTGGGTCGTCATGAAGAAGACGGTGCTCGGCTACGAGATGCGCGCCGTCGGCCACAATCCCGAGGGCGCACGCTTCGTCGGCATTCCGGTCAACGGCACGCTGATGAAGACGGCGCTGCTTTCGGGCGGCCTTGCCGCGCTCGCCGGCTTTTCCGAGGTCTCCGGCCTCAAGGGCAACCTGACGCTCGACCTGTCGCCGGGCTACGGCTACACCGGCATCGTCGTCGCCATGCTCGCCATGCTGAACCCGCTCGGCGTCATCGCCTCGGCCATCTTCGTCGCCGGCATCTTCGTCGGCGCGGACGCCATGAGCCGCGCGGCCAAGGTGCCGAGCTACATCGCCGACGTCATGGTCGCGACCTCCCTGCTGACAATGGTGGTGGCGATCCTCCTGACGCGCTACCGGATCAGGTGGAAGTAACATGGACGCGCTCGACATCCTCTTTTCCGCCTCCTTCTGGGTCGCCGCCATCCGCATCGCCTCGCCGCTGATCTTCGCGACCATGGGCGAACTCATCTGCGAGCGCGCTGGCGTGCTCAACCTCGGCATCGAGGGCATCATGACGGCCGGGGCCTTCGCCGGCTGG
Protein-coding sequences here:
- a CDS encoding ABC transporter permease; this translates as MRLEPKPAPSLAVTILFPLAAIAATLALTSILVLAAGASPLSVFYLVAKGAAGSQFAFLETLTRATPLIFTGLAIAVAFRAKLWNIGAEAQLYIGGVVTVVLGTGALPLPSVILIPLIMAAAMAAGALLLLGPAVLKTRFGVDEVVTTLLLNFIVLLFVSMLLEGVLKDPMGLGWPQSQKVIAEAQLPRLIQGKRLHYGFVVALVSAVLVWVVMKKTVLGYEMRAVGHNPEGARFVGIPVNGTLMKTALLSGGLAALAGFSEVSGLKGNLTLDLSPGYGYTGIVVAMLAMLNPLGVIASAIFVAGIFVGADAMSRAAKVPSYIADVMVATSLLTMVVAILLTRYRIRWK